The DNA region CTGGCGCAAATGCATGGAGATCGCCTACCAGCCCGAGAAGCTGTTCGAGCGCTATTTGCATCAATGCAACTACACCTATGCCAACCGCATCAAGGTGCCCGTCAGCCCGGAGATGAAGAGCTGGGCCAACATCCGGCGCGGCCTGATCATGCTGCGCAACATCTTCTGGAAGGTCGGCGTGCTCGGCGACTACAAGCGCGTGTTCTGGAAGTTTGCGCTCGGCCGGCTCAAGCGCGGCGACATTGAAGGGTTGATCTCGGCGACGCTGGTTGCGCATCATCTGATCACGTTTGCGCGTGCAGCCTCCAGCGGCCGGCAGAACGCCTCGAACTACTCGATCCGGCTGCGCGAGGCTTCCGTACCCGCCGAATGACAGCATGACCACACCGCCGGCGCCATTGCCCCCGTCGCTTTCCGATTTGCGCGATCTCACGCCGGCGCGCGTCGGTCTCGGCCGGTTCGGGGCCAGCCTGCCGACCGATGCGCTGCTCTCGTTCACGCTCGATCACGCCCGCGCCCGCGACGCCGTTCACGCAGCCTTCGATGTCAGCGGCATTACGGCCGGTCTTGCCGGCCTCGGCATCACGCCGCGCGAGGTGTCGAGCCAGGCGCCAGGCCGGCGCGACTATCTGCGCCGGCCCGATCTCGGACGCATGCTGGACTCAGCATCGCGACGGTCGCTGGAAGGGTGCGGCATCACCGCATGCTCCTGCGCCATTGTGATCGGCGACGGCCTGTCGCCGGCCGCGGTCAATGTGCACGCTGTCGAATTGATCCGGCATCTCTTGCCGCGGCTTGGGGCCGACAAGATCGACGCTGGTGCGATGATCGTCGCGTCAGGCGCGCGCGTCGCGCTCGGTGACGAGATCGGCGCCATCGTCGGCGCGCGCATGTTGGTGATGCTGATCGGCGAGCGGCCCGGCCTTTCCGCGCCCGACAGCCTTGGTGCCTATCTCACCTTCGCGCCGCGGATCGGCCTCACCGATGCCGACCGCAACTGCATCTCCAACATCCACCGTGCCGGGCTGAGCTATCCGGAAGCCGCACTCAGAATCTCGTGGCTTGTGCGCGAGGGACTGGCACGCCAGGTGACGGGGGTCGCGTTGAAAGATGAAAGCGGCGGTGGATCGTCACAGAATGCGCTACCGGGGTGTGACAAATCAGATACTTAATGGTGGGGATCAGCGGTTCCCCGCCGATTTGGTTCGACCCTCGCGCTTGCGAGCAAAGGTGCAGACAGGTAAAACACGCGCCGGTCAATATTCGCGTGTTT from Bradyrhizobium sp. B124 includes:
- the eutC gene encoding ethanolamine ammonia-lyase subunit EutC, with the translated sequence MTTPPAPLPPSLSDLRDLTPARVGLGRFGASLPTDALLSFTLDHARARDAVHAAFDVSGITAGLAGLGITPREVSSQAPGRRDYLRRPDLGRMLDSASRRSLEGCGITACSCAIVIGDGLSPAAVNVHAVELIRHLLPRLGADKIDAGAMIVASGARVALGDEIGAIVGARMLVMLIGERPGLSAPDSLGAYLTFAPRIGLTDADRNCISNIHRAGLSYPEAALRISWLVREGLARQVTGVALKDESGGGSSQNALPGCDKSDT